In Harmonia axyridis chromosome 6, icHarAxyr1.1, whole genome shotgun sequence, a single window of DNA contains:
- the LOC123683402 gene encoding uncharacterized protein LOC123683402 — translation MRGASSETRLLQQKLSNITSHPFVNFFLELCKSRDGLNLNELAEKAGRLWQEMDVSEKVPYYRLARKVRKIGKSRKGLEVPREKRKRVRPRPKPVATAVEQKKVLISKRMAQLQEKEEESRPGEGTADETGNGSSTDCNSVENYCLDVLKRRYSHSSTYESD, via the exons ATGCGCGGTGCCTCGTCCGAAACACGATTGTTACAGCAGAAACTGTCCAACATCACATCTCACCCCTTCGTGAACTTCTTCCTGGAGCTCTGCAAGAGCAGGGACGGATTGAACCTGAACGAACTGGCCGAAAAAGCTGGCAGGCTGTGGCAAGAGATGGATGTTAGCGAAAAAGTTCCTTATTACAGACTCGCCAGGAAGGTGAGGAAGATTGGGAAGTCCAGGAAAGGATTAGAAGTGCCAag agagaaaaGAAAAAGGGTTCGACCTAGGCCAAAACCGGTAGCTACAGCGGTGGAACAAAAGAAAGTTCTAATATCGAAAAGGATGGCTCAGTTGCAAGAAAAGGAGGAAGAATCTCGTCCTGGCGAAGGAACTGCGGATGAAACTGGAAACGGAAGTAGTACTGACTGTAATTCCGTAGAAAATTACTGTTTGGACGTATTGAAGCGGAGATATTCTCATTCGAGTACATACGAAAGCGATTGA